TCGCTCGAGACGCCCGACCCGACGTGAGCGTGGACGCCGACGACGTCGAAGCCGCGGTCGGCGGCGTCCGCGAGCACGTCGACCGCGCGCTCGATCGGCACGCCGAACTTCGCGGCGGCGCCGGTCTTGACTTTCTCGTGGTGGCCGGCGTCGATCCCCGGATTCACGCGGAGGCAGAGCCGACCGTCGTAGCCGCGTTCCTCGAGGCGGTCGATCGTGTCCTCGGCGCCGACGGTGATCGTCAGTTCGGGGTGGTCTTCCCAGGCGTCGACGACCCAATCGAGGTCCCGCGCGGGCGGATTGACGGCCGTGTAGTGGATGTCCGCGCCCGATCCGCCGCCCCTATCGCTCGCCTCGGCGGCCGCGAGCGCGCGTTTCACTTCCCCGGCGGAGGCGCACTCGAGGCCCGCGCCCTCCTCGTGGAGCGTCTCGAGGACGTCCCCCAGCGCGTTGGCCTTCACGGCGTACATGATCTCGGCGTCGGGAAACGCCGCCGCGAGGCGTCGGTAGTTCTCGCGCACGCGCTCGAGGTCGAGCGCGTACAGCGGTGAGCCGTAGTCGCCGACCAGCGACTCGAGGCGCGTCGCGTCCCAGTCGGCGAGCCGGCGAATCGCCGGCGAGTCCGCGAGCGTACTCATTGTCACTCTCAAGTAACCGAGAGGATTCAAGCGTTTGGGTTCTCGTTCTCGGCTACTCTGCCTCGCGCGACGTTCGCTCGAGGATCGCTATACCGCTAACCGACTTATTCCCGGAGCGCGTCCTCGCGCTCGGTAGCCTCGAGCGTCTCCGTCTCGAGATCGGTCGCGACCACGGCGGGCTTGTAGGCGCCGCCGTCGAAGAGGTCGTGGTCGCTGATCGAGGACTCGACGAAGCGGGTGAACGCGCGCCGGTTCGCGGGCAGTTCGCCGTAGATGACCTCCTCGTCGACGAGGTCGTAGACGGGGATGCGCGGGGTCAGCAGCGTGTTCTCGCCGACGACGCTGTTCTCGCCGACGACGAAACCCGAGGTGACGCGACAGCCGGCGCCGAGCGAGACGTTATCCTCGACGATGACCGGCGCGTTCTCGACGGGCTCGAGGACGCCGCCGATCAGCGTATTCGCGCCGAGCTTGACGTTGTCGCCGATCTGGGCGCAGGAGCCGACGGTGTCACAGGAGTCGACGAGCGTGCCGTCGCCGACGTGGGCGCCGATGTTGACGAACGATGGACTCATCATGATACAGTCCGAGCCGATGTGAGCGCCCTGTCGGACGACGGTGCCGTCGGGCGTGTTGCGGCTCCCGCGGTCGCCGTACTCGCTCGAGTCGGCCAGCGGCAGGACGTCGTTGTACGTCGTGCCGCCGTGTTCGTACTGCTGGATCGACCGGAGGCCGAAGTTCAGCAGGATCCCCTGCTTGACCCACTCGTTGGCCTCCCAGGA
Above is a genomic segment from Haloterrigena salifodinae containing:
- a CDS encoding 2,3,4,5-tetrahydropyridine-2,6-dicarboxylate N-succinyltransferase, which codes for MSALETEISELWTQYQNDDVNAETAGEDEYATLEAFLDALEDGEVRAAEKQGDSWEANEWVKQGILLNFGLRSIQQYEHGGTTYNDVLPLADSSEYGDRGSRNTPDGTVVRQGAHIGSDCIMMSPSFVNIGAHVGDGTLVDSCDTVGSCAQIGDNVKLGANTLIGGVLEPVENAPVIVEDNVSLGAGCRVTSGFVVGENSVVGENTLLTPRIPVYDLVDEEVIYGELPANRRAFTRFVESSISDHDLFDGGAYKPAVVATDLETETLEATEREDALRE